Proteins co-encoded in one Bos taurus isolate L1 Dominette 01449 registration number 42190680 breed Hereford chromosome X, ARS-UCD2.0, whole genome shotgun sequence genomic window:
- the RAB39B gene encoding ras-related protein Rab-39B yields MEAIWLYQFRLIVIGDSTVGKSCLIRRFTEGRFAQVSDPTVGVDFFSRLVEIEPGKRIKLQIWDTAGQERFRSITRAYYRNSVGGLLLFDITNRRSFQNVHEWLEETKVHVQPYQIVFVLVGHKCDLDTQRQVTRHEAEKLAAAYGMKYIETSARDAINVEKAFTDLTRDIYELVKRGDITIQEGWEGVKSGFVPNVVHSSEEVVKSERRCLC; encoded by the exons ATGGAGGCCATCTGGCTGTATCAGTTCCGGCTGATTGTCATCGGGGATTCCACGGTGGGCAAGTCGTGTCTGATCCGCCGCTTCACCGAGGGCCGCTTTGCCCAGGTTTCGGACCCGACGGTGGGGGTGGATTTCTTCTCCCGTCTGGTGGAGATCGAACCCGGAAAACGCATCAAGCTCCAGATCTGGGATACCGCGGGTCAAGAGAGGTTCAG ATCCATCACTCGTGCCTACTACAGGAACTCAGTAGGTGGTCTTCTCTTATTTGACATTACCAACCGCAGGTCTTTCCAGAATGTCCACGAGTGGTTAGAAGAGACCAAAGTACACGTCCAGCCCTACCAAATTGTATTCGTTCTCGTGGGTCACAAGTGTGACCTGGATACACAGAGGCAAGTGACTCGCCACGAGGCTGAGAAACTGGCTGCTGCGTATGGCATGAAGTACATTGAAACGTCAGCCCGAGACGCCATTAACGTAGAGAAGGCCTTCACAGACCTGACAAGAGACATATATGAGCTGGTGAAAAGGGGGGATATTACCATCCAGGAGGGCTGGGAAGGGGTGAAGAGTGGATTTGTCCCCAACGTGGTTCACTCTTCAGAAGAGGTAGTCAAATCAGAGAGAAGATGTTTGTGCTAG